Part of the bacterium genome is shown below.
ACGCTAAAGACCTTTTTCATCCTTTTCCCTCCTCTATGCCTCAGGTGACCTTATAAACCTCCCTGTATTTCTGACCATCTATTTTACGTTATCCCCATACCCTTTGTCAAGAAAAATCGGCATTGTCGGGACGGTTCAAAATCATCCATTTTCTTGTGAAACTTTAGGCGCGGTTAACCTTCCGCAGAAGTAGGGTGGACATTACCCACCAATCTGTTCGCCATCTACGCCTTTTTGGTGGGCGGTGCCCACCCTACCTCTCAGCCGCAAGCTTTCACAGTAAAGTGAACCATCCCGAAAAATCTATTGACAGGCTGACCGAAAATTACAGAAAAGCGTAATCGTTCACCACGGAGACACTGAGACACGGAGAATGATTTTAGAAAAAGTACTTACAGAGCAAATAATTGGGTCAGCAATATGAAGTTTATAGGCATTTAGGCCCTGGCTTATTAGAGTCAGCCTACGAAAAATGCCTTTGCCATGAACTCTATTTGCGTGGTCTAAATTTTGAACGACAAAGGCCTCATTAAGAGACTTGTCCTTTAGATTTTTCTCAGTGTCTCTGTGTCTCCGGGGTGAGGTGAACGGTTACTTCCATCGTTCACTCTACCTACTGTTCAACGTAAGTAGGCCACCAAGCGATTACTGACCTCCCCCGAAATATGGAGAAGATACGCCTCAGTTCCCCCAATAATACATTGCCCCCTCTGTCTTGGGAGAAAAGAGCTTGCTGGTCGCTTCAGAAAATAGTTCTGAAAAAGGAAAGGCCTTCTTTTCACGGATGATCTTTGGCTTTCCTTCAATCCCCACGCGCTTAGCCGCCCACGATATGGCGTCATTCAGATTCCCCAGCCTGTCTACCAAACCTATAGCCAGGGCTTGACGACCAGTGAAGACTTGTCCGTTAGCTAATTTCTTGACTTCACTCTTCTCCATCCCCCTTCCTTCAGCTACCGCTTCCACAAACTGATCATGCACA
Proteins encoded:
- a CDS encoding GxxExxY protein; translated protein: MGQQYEVYRHLGPGLLESAYEKCLCHELYLRGLNFERQRPH